The Alteripontixanthobacter sp. genome has a window encoding:
- the nrdR gene encoding transcriptional regulator NrdR — MRCPFCAHDDSQVKDSRPTEDNGAIRRRRQCAQCGARFTTFERVQLREVSIVKSGDRRENFDRSKLENSVALACRKRDVEQERIDQLISGIQRQVETAGEAEIPSSRIGEMVMDGLRQIDSVAYIRFASVYRDFSEARDFQEFASTVRDVGEG, encoded by the coding sequence ATGCGCTGCCCGTTTTGTGCGCATGATGACAGCCAGGTAAAGGATTCGCGCCCCACCGAGGATAATGGCGCGATCCGCCGCCGCCGGCAATGCGCACAATGCGGGGCGCGCTTCACCACTTTCGAACGGGTACAATTGCGCGAGGTTTCCATCGTCAAGAGCGGCGACCGGCGCGAGAATTTCGACCGATCCAAGCTGGAAAACTCGGTCGCGCTGGCATGTCGCAAGCGTGATGTGGAACAGGAACGGATCGATCAGCTGATTTCCGGCATCCAGCGACAGGTGGAAACGGCGGGAGAGGCAGAGATCCCCTCAAGCCGGATCGGCGAAATGGTGATGGACGGCCTGCGCCAGATCGACAGCGTCGCCTATATCCGCTTCGCCAGCGTCTATCGCGACTTCAGCGAAGCCCGGGATTTCCAGGAGTTTGCGAGCACGGTGCGCGATGTAGGCGAAGGTTGA
- a CDS encoding TrmH family RNA methyltransferase: MAFWAYMIRCGDGTYYIGHTDDLERRWGAHRAGEIKGYTSKRQPLELVWNSEFGTRVEALEAERKIKGWSRAKKEALIRGDWAAIQRLAKRGKSFETGQPVASPPQDERPSRLPASILVRPEERGRSPSISKDRAKPGITRARNPIIVLVRPQLGENIGKAARAMLNFGVTEMRLVAPRDGWPNPAAGPAAAGADRVLAEARVFDTTAEAVADCSHVYATTVRKREDTKPVVTPEQAVGEIAEAPGRSALLFGPERSGLDIQDVALARAILTVPINPQFGSLNLAQAVLVCAYEWSKRHELAVPTREDALPPAPQSELEGLIGHFEKLLEPKGYFFPENRREATTRTLRNVLTKPGWNHLEVRTLRGVLTHLARPDRPLVDQPLDTPGRDE, from the coding sequence ATGGCGTTCTGGGCCTATATGATCCGGTGCGGCGATGGGACCTACTACATTGGGCATACCGACGACCTGGAGCGCCGATGGGGTGCGCATCGCGCTGGCGAGATAAAGGGCTATACGAGTAAGCGTCAGCCACTCGAACTGGTTTGGAATTCCGAATTTGGCACAAGAGTTGAAGCCTTGGAGGCCGAACGAAAGATCAAAGGCTGGTCACGGGCAAAAAAGGAAGCTCTGATTCGCGGCGATTGGGCAGCAATTCAGCGGCTTGCGAAGCGCGGCAAATCCTTCGAGACGGGTCAGCCTGTGGCTTCCCCTCCTCAGGACGAACGACCTAGCAGGCTCCCAGCTTCCATCCTCGTTCGTCCTGAGGAGCGAGGACGAAGTCCGAGTATCTCGAAGGATCGCGCGAAACCAGGCATAACCCGCGCACGGAACCCCATCATCGTCCTCGTCCGCCCGCAACTGGGCGAGAATATCGGCAAGGCTGCGCGGGCGATGCTCAATTTTGGGGTGACCGAGATGCGGCTTGTCGCACCGCGCGATGGGTGGCCCAATCCGGCCGCCGGTCCCGCAGCGGCCGGCGCGGACCGAGTGCTTGCCGAAGCCAGGGTGTTCGATACGACCGCCGAAGCGGTGGCCGATTGCAGCCACGTCTATGCGACGACCGTGCGCAAGCGCGAGGATACCAAGCCCGTTGTCACGCCCGAACAGGCTGTCGGCGAAATTGCCGAGGCTCCGGGGCGCAGCGCGCTGCTGTTCGGGCCGGAACGCTCGGGTCTCGATATACAGGATGTCGCGTTGGCTCGGGCGATTCTGACCGTACCGATCAATCCGCAATTCGGTTCGCTCAACCTGGCCCAGGCCGTGCTGGTCTGCGCCTATGAATGGTCGAAGCGCCATGAACTGGCCGTTCCCACCCGCGAGGATGCCCTGCCCCCGGCTCCGCAGAGCGAACTTGAGGGGTTGATCGGCCACTTCGAAAAGCTGCTCGAACCGAAGGGGTATTTCTTCCCGGAGAACCGGCGCGAAGCGACTACGCGAACCTTGCGCAACGTGCTTACCAAGCCAGGCTGGAATCATCTGGAAGTGCGCACCTTGCGCGGGGTGCTGACTCATCTTGCCCGGCCAGATAGGCCGTTGGTCGATCAACCCCTCGACACGCCCGGGCGGGACGAATAG
- a CDS encoding chorismate mutase, whose protein sequence is MNSIKQPGDCTDMTEVREGVDQTDRELIALLARRFGYMRAAARIKPSRDVVRDEARKAAVIRHAADKAAAAGLPRAEIADIWDRLVEASIAYEMVEWDRLRK, encoded by the coding sequence ATGAATTCGATCAAGCAACCCGGCGATTGCACCGATATGACCGAAGTGCGCGAAGGCGTGGACCAGACCGACCGCGAACTGATCGCGCTGCTGGCTCGTCGTTTCGGATATATGCGCGCCGCCGCCCGTATCAAGCCGAGCCGTGACGTGGTGCGCGACGAAGCGCGCAAAGCCGCAGTGATCCGCCACGCAGCCGACAAGGCCGCTGCCGCCGGTCTGCCGCGCGCCGAAATCGCGGATATCTGGGACAGGTTGGTGGAAGCCTCTATCGCCTACGAAATGGTCGAGTGGGACCGATTACGCAAATAA
- the rpsD gene encoding 30S ribosomal protein S4 — MTKRTSSKHKLDRRMGENIWGRPNSPVNKRSYGPGQHGQRRKSKVSDFGLQLRAKQKLKGYYGDVTEKQFKSTYKDASRMKGDTGQNLIGLLERRLDMIVYRAKFAPTIFAARQLVSHGHIQVNGVKCNIASRRCDVGDVISLGKKAQDMALVIEAQSLPEREIPDYVVPDGTEKVSFTRVPALDEVPYPVTMEPNLVVEFYSR, encoded by the coding sequence ATGACGAAGCGTACAAGCTCGAAGCACAAACTCGACCGGCGGATGGGCGAAAACATCTGGGGTCGCCCCAATTCCCCCGTCAACAAGCGTTCTTACGGCCCCGGCCAGCACGGCCAGCGCCGCAAGTCCAAAGTATCCGATTTCGGTCTGCAGCTGCGCGCCAAGCAGAAGCTCAAGGGCTATTATGGCGACGTGACCGAGAAGCAGTTCAAGTCCACCTACAAGGATGCGAGCCGCATGAAGGGCGATACCGGCCAGAACCTGATCGGCCTGCTGGAACGCCGGCTGGACATGATCGTATACCGCGCCAAGTTCGCACCGACGATCTTCGCCGCTCGCCAGCTGGTCAGCCACGGCCACATTCAGGTCAATGGCGTGAAGTGCAACATTGCCAGCCGCCGCTGCGATGTGGGCGACGTGATCAGCCTGGGCAAGAAGGCACAGGACATGGCGCTGGTAATCGAAGCGCAGAGCCTGCCCGAGCGTGAAATTCCCGATTATGTCGTGCCCGATGGCACCGAAAAGGTAAGCTTCACCCGCGTTCCTGCGCTGGACGAAGTGCCCTACCCGGTAACGATGGAACCGAACCTGGTGGTCGAGTTCTACTCGCGCTAA
- a CDS encoding M50 family metallopeptidase, with product MTYRTLAHEEQRKRIALLGIIAFASVMMWQTAWGSLMLYPFTILATWFHEMGHGLAAMAVGYDFQRLEIYPDGSGVALSLVPLEGSRLAAALVAVAGPVGPALAGAGLIMASRRERGTHWALGILGAALLLSTLIWVRSLTGWLVLVPAGLVILGIAVRAGAETQRLVLQVLGVQAAVSMYQHLGYLFSQGGRIGGVPQRSDTQAIADVLLLPYWFWGAAITALTAIMLWRAFRYALQP from the coding sequence ATGACCTACCGCACGCTGGCGCATGAAGAACAGCGCAAGCGAATAGCCTTGCTCGGCATCATCGCCTTCGCTTCGGTAATGATGTGGCAGACCGCCTGGGGCAGCCTGATGCTGTACCCATTCACCATTCTGGCGACGTGGTTTCATGAAATGGGTCACGGGCTTGCGGCGATGGCTGTGGGGTATGATTTCCAGCGGCTGGAGATTTATCCGGACGGGTCCGGCGTTGCGTTGTCGCTGGTGCCGCTGGAGGGGTCGCGGCTTGCCGCTGCATTGGTGGCGGTGGCTGGACCGGTCGGGCCGGCGCTTGCGGGGGCGGGGCTGATCATGGCGTCGCGGCGCGAGCGCGGTACGCACTGGGCGCTGGGTATTCTGGGCGCCGCATTGCTCCTTTCAACGCTGATCTGGGTACGCTCGCTTACCGGCTGGCTGGTGCTGGTTCCGGCGGGTCTGGTGATCCTGGGGATAGCTGTGCGAGCAGGTGCAGAAACGCAGCGTCTTGTCCTGCAAGTGCTCGGCGTGCAGGCGGCGGTGAGCATGTATCAGCATCTCGGCTATCTGTTCAGCCAGGGCGGACGGATCGGCGGGGTACCGCAAAGGTCCGACACGCAGGCCATCGCCGATGTGCTGCTGCTGCCATACTGGTTCTGGGGTGCGGCGATCACGGCGCTCACCGCAATCATGCTGTGGCGCGCCTTTCGCTACGCCCTGCAGCCATAG
- the tgt gene encoding tRNA guanosine(34) transglycosylase Tgt, with amino-acid sequence MTTPRFSFEVSATDGKARTGRIAMRRGEIRTPAFMPVGTAATVKAMKPEAVRATGADIILGNTYHLMLRPGAERVAKLGGLHRFMNWDRPILTDSGGYQVMSLSDLRKLTERGVEFRSHIDGSKHMLTPERSMEIQRLLGSDIVMAFDECPRADQPLTEIEASMELSMRWAQRSRDAFDAGGEHAAGAALFGIQQGALDEGLRGRSAEALRAIGFDGYAVGGLAVGEGQEAMFATLDFAPAQLPEDAPRYLMGVGKPDDLVGAVERGIDMFDCVLPTRSGRNGQAFTWNGPLNLRNARFAEDTGPLDERCICPTCAEYSCAYLHHLQKSGEILGAMLVTEHNLSFYAQLMAAMRSAITDGGFAAFAARFRSDYLTA; translated from the coding sequence ATGACCACCCCCCGTTTTTCCTTCGAAGTCTCCGCCACCGACGGCAAGGCGCGTACCGGGCGCATCGCCATGCGGCGCGGCGAGATTCGCACGCCCGCCTTCATGCCGGTGGGCACCGCCGCCACGGTCAAGGCGATGAAACCGGAGGCGGTGCGAGCGACCGGGGCGGACATCATTCTGGGCAACACCTATCATCTGATGCTGCGCCCCGGTGCGGAGCGGGTGGCAAAGCTGGGCGGGTTGCACCGCTTCATGAACTGGGATCGCCCGATCCTGACCGATAGCGGCGGCTATCAGGTGATGAGCCTGTCCGACTTGCGCAAGCTGACCGAACGGGGGGTGGAATTCCGCAGCCATATCGACGGCAGCAAACACATGCTCACCCCCGAACGCAGCATGGAAATCCAGCGGCTGTTGGGCAGCGATATCGTGATGGCCTTCGATGAATGTCCCCGCGCCGACCAGCCGCTGACGGAGATCGAGGCGTCGATGGAGCTGTCCATGCGCTGGGCGCAGCGCAGCCGCGATGCCTTCGATGCGGGCGGCGAGCATGCGGCGGGGGCGGCTTTGTTCGGCATCCAGCAAGGCGCCTTGGACGAAGGGCTGCGTGGCCGCTCTGCCGAAGCGCTGCGCGCGATCGGTTTCGATGGCTATGCGGTTGGCGGGCTTGCCGTGGGCGAGGGGCAGGAGGCGATGTTCGCCACGCTCGATTTCGCGCCCGCCCAGCTGCCCGAAGATGCGCCGCGATATCTGATGGGAGTGGGCAAGCCGGACGATCTGGTGGGCGCGGTGGAACGCGGGATCGACATGTTCGATTGCGTCCTGCCCACCCGTTCGGGGCGTAACGGACAGGCTTTCACCTGGAACGGCCCGCTCAATTTGCGCAATGCGCGGTTTGCCGAGGATACCGGGCCGCTGGACGAGCGTTGCATTTGCCCGACTTGCGCGGAATATAGCTGCGCCTATCTTCACCATTTGCAGAAATCCGGTGAGATATTGGGCGCGATGCTGGTGACCGAACATAATCTGTCTTTCTACGCGCAGTTGATGGCCGCGATGCGCAGCGCCATTACCGATGGTGGATTTGCCGCCTTCGCCGCCCGCTTCCGCTCGGATTACCTCACCGCATGA
- a CDS encoding DUF481 domain-containing protein, producing the protein MPCFSSIASRALPALLLAAAVPAHAQLPQPVRDMLEAAIATGDAQKVATVAEIARATNPDDTAEIDTLEQAFETEQRQLAARETAAKQEAIRGASFFENWSGEGEIGAARSSGNSSNTGLTAGLKLAREGIDWEHRIRARADYQRSNGVTTKEQYLAAYQPRYNLSPVFFAYGLAQYERDRFQGFSARYSGSVGAGYRVIDTETIELTVEAGPAYRRTEFVDGTSDGSISAFAGLDAGWQIAERIALKQEADAFLDSGNVTLTSLTGLEAGLGAGLRARLSYGVEYDSDPPAGAVSTDTLSRFTLIYGF; encoded by the coding sequence ATGCCTTGTTTCAGTTCTATCGCCAGCCGCGCGCTGCCCGCGCTGCTGCTCGCCGCCGCCGTTCCCGCCCATGCCCAATTGCCGCAGCCGGTGCGCGATATGCTGGAGGCTGCGATTGCCACCGGCGACGCGCAAAAAGTCGCCACGGTGGCCGAAATCGCCCGTGCGACCAATCCGGACGACACTGCCGAAATCGACACGCTGGAACAGGCTTTCGAGACCGAGCAACGCCAGCTCGCCGCGCGGGAAACCGCCGCCAAGCAGGAGGCGATTCGCGGGGCCAGTTTCTTCGAAAACTGGTCGGGCGAGGGCGAAATCGGCGCGGCGCGTTCCTCCGGCAACAGCTCCAACACCGGGCTCACCGCCGGATTGAAACTGGCGCGCGAAGGCATCGATTGGGAACACCGCATCCGCGCTCGGGCCGATTATCAACGCAGCAATGGCGTGACCACGAAAGAGCAATATCTCGCCGCCTACCAGCCGCGCTATAACCTCTCGCCCGTATTCTTCGCCTACGGTCTTGCGCAATATGAACGCGACCGGTTCCAGGGATTTTCGGCGCGCTATTCCGGCTCGGTCGGGGCCGGTTACCGGGTAATCGACACCGAAACCATCGAACTGACCGTGGAGGCGGGACCCGCCTATCGCCGGACCGAATTTGTGGACGGCACCAGCGACGGCTCCATTTCCGCCTTCGCCGGGCTCGACGCAGGCTGGCAAATCGCCGAGCGCATCGCACTGAAGCAGGAGGCCGACGCCTTTCTGGACAGCGGAAATGTCACGCTGACCTCGCTCACCGGACTGGAGGCAGGGCTGGGCGCAGGCTTGCGCGCGCGGCTGTCCTACGGCGTGGAATATGACAGCGACCCGCCGGCAGGGGCCGTCTCGACCGATACGCTGAGCCGCTTTACGCTGATCTACGGCTTCTGA
- a CDS encoding ABC transporter permease — MIGFNFRSAWSIYKREVMRALRTALQSILAPVLTTALYFIVFGSAIGERMPEMGGVDYAAFIVPGLLLLTLLGESTSNASFGIYMPRFTGTIYELLSAPVGVAETLAGFVGAAATKSLILAAIILATATLFVDYEIRHPLLAIGFIILISASFSLLGFILGVWADSFEKLGIIPTLILMPLTFLGGTFYSIDMLPGIWRDVALVNPIVFLVNGLRWTFYGTSDVSIGVSFGLTVAFLAVCVGIIWWIFRTGWRLRS, encoded by the coding sequence ATGATCGGCTTCAACTTCCGCTCCGCCTGGTCGATCTACAAGCGCGAGGTTATGCGCGCGCTGCGCACCGCGTTGCAATCGATCCTGGCCCCGGTGCTCACCACCGCGCTGTATTTCATCGTGTTCGGATCGGCGATTGGCGAGCGGATGCCCGAAATGGGCGGGGTGGATTATGCCGCCTTCATCGTGCCCGGCCTGCTGCTGCTGACGCTGCTGGGTGAGAGCACCTCCAACGCCAGTTTCGGCATCTACATGCCGCGCTTCACCGGCACGATCTACGAATTGCTGTCGGCTCCGGTGGGCGTGGCCGAAACGCTGGCCGGGTTTGTCGGCGCGGCGGCGACCAAGTCGCTGATCCTGGCGGCGATCATCCTCGCCACCGCCACGCTGTTCGTGGATTACGAGATCCGGCATCCCTTGCTGGCGATCGGCTTTATCATCCTGATTTCGGCCAGCTTCTCGCTGCTCGGTTTTATCCTGGGCGTGTGGGCGGACAGTTTCGAGAAGCTGGGCATCATTCCAACGCTGATCCTGATGCCGCTTACATTTCTAGGCGGGACATTCTATTCGATCGACATGTTGCCCGGTATCTGGCGCGATGTGGCGCTGGTGAACCCGATCGTGTTTCTGGTGAACGGATTGCGCTGGACGTTTTACGGCACTTCGGATGTCAGCATCGGGGTGTCGTTCGGGCTTACGGTGGCTTTCCTCGCAGTTTGCGTCGGCATCATCTGGTGGATCTTCAGGACCGGCTGGCGGCTGCGCAGTTGA
- a CDS encoding ABC transporter ATP-binding protein: MDPILSLRGLTKTYPGGLTALDNVDLDILPGEIFALLGPNGAGKTTLIGAVCGLVRPTSGRIEAFGSDLSHNWRDARRRIGLVPQELSTDMFEQVERAVSYSRGLFGLPPDKARIEEILRALSLWDKKDEQIRALSGGMKRRVLIAKAMAHEPDLLFLDEPTAGVDVELRRAMWTQIDAMRARGVTVILTTHYIEEAEEMADRVGIISKGRILMVDDKAAMMARLGRTEAHIELSEPIAALPPSIAAFPVQIEGGGRSLCYRGGDGTGKGKAEVAELTKALTRADIDYIGIEITDSSLEDIFVDLVENGAQAGGGR, encoded by the coding sequence ATGGATCCCATCCTTTCCCTGCGCGGCCTGACGAAGACCTATCCCGGCGGCCTGACCGCCCTCGACAATGTCGATCTGGATATCCTGCCGGGCGAGATTTTTGCGCTGCTCGGCCCCAATGGGGCGGGCAAGACCACGCTGATCGGGGCGGTGTGCGGGCTGGTGCGGCCGACCTCCGGCAGGATCGAGGCGTTCGGCAGCGACCTTTCGCATAATTGGCGCGATGCACGGCGGCGGATCGGTCTGGTGCCGCAGGAACTCAGCACCGATATGTTCGAGCAGGTCGAGCGCGCGGTCAGCTATTCGCGCGGGCTGTTCGGATTGCCGCCCGACAAGGCGCGGATCGAGGAAATCCTTCGCGCGCTCAGCCTGTGGGACAAGAAGGACGAGCAGATCCGCGCGCTCTCGGGCGGAATGAAACGTCGCGTGCTGATTGCCAAAGCGATGGCGCACGAGCCCGATCTGCTGTTTCTGGACGAGCCGACCGCTGGCGTCGATGTGGAACTGCGCCGCGCAATGTGGACACAGATCGATGCGATGCGCGCGCGCGGGGTCACGGTGATCCTGACCACCCATTATATCGAGGAGGCCGAAGAGATGGCCGACCGCGTGGGGATCATCTCGAAGGGGCGCATCCTGATGGTGGATGACAAGGCCGCGATGATGGCGCGGCTCGGCCGGACCGAGGCTCATATCGAGCTGAGCGAACCGATTGCCGCTTTGCCGCCCAGCATCGCCGCCTTTCCGGTACAGATCGAAGGAGGCGGCCGCTCGCTTTGCTATCGCGGCGGTGACGGGACGGGCAAGGGCAAGGCCGAAGTGGCCGAGCTGACCAAGGCGCTGACCCGCGCCGATATCGACTATATCGGTATCGAGATCACCGATTCCTCGCTGGAAGATATTTTCGTCGATTTGGTCGAAAACGGCGCACAGGCGGGAGGTGGGCGATGA
- the queA gene encoding tRNA preQ1(34) S-adenosylmethionine ribosyltransferase-isomerase QueA — MRVDLFDFDLPQELIALRPVSPRHDARMLVAKGDTPFRDATVRDLPGELRAGDVLVFNDTRVIPARLEGVRTREGNTAQIGATLHKRIDLRRWQAFVKNARRLREGERIAFPNEVTAVAEARLDDGSWTLFFPGEEPVETLLERAGTMPLPPYIAGKRPTDERDKADYQTIFAEKDGAVAAPTAALHFTPKLLAALDKAGVERETLTLHVGAGTFQPVKVDDTNEHRMHAEWGTIDAATAARLNTARAAGNRVIAVGTTSLRLLESAADADGTIQPFEGDTAIFITPGYEFRAVDGLMTNFHLPKSTLFMLVSALMGRERMVAAYEHAIAGGYRFYSYGDSSLLIP; from the coding sequence ATGCGCGTTGACCTGTTCGATTTCGACCTCCCGCAAGAGCTGATCGCCTTGCGCCCGGTATCGCCGCGCCATGACGCGCGGATGCTGGTGGCAAAGGGCGACACGCCGTTCCGCGATGCCACAGTGCGCGATTTGCCGGGCGAATTGCGCGCGGGTGACGTACTGGTGTTTAACGATACCCGCGTCATTCCCGCCCGGCTGGAGGGTGTCCGCACCCGCGAAGGCAATACCGCACAGATTGGCGCGACATTGCACAAGCGGATCGATCTGCGCCGCTGGCAGGCCTTCGTGAAAAACGCCAGGCGGCTGCGCGAGGGCGAGCGGATCGCTTTCCCCAACGAGGTGACCGCCGTCGCGGAGGCCCGGTTGGACGATGGCAGCTGGACCTTGTTCTTTCCCGGCGAGGAACCCGTCGAAACGCTGCTGGAACGCGCCGGAACCATGCCCTTGCCCCCCTATATCGCAGGCAAGCGCCCGACTGACGAGCGCGACAAGGCCGATTACCAGACGATTTTTGCCGAAAAGGACGGTGCGGTGGCCGCGCCCACCGCTGCGCTCCATTTTACGCCCAAATTGCTCGCCGCGCTGGACAAGGCGGGGGTGGAGCGCGAGACGCTTACCTTGCATGTCGGCGCGGGCACGTTCCAGCCCGTCAAGGTGGATGATACGAACGAGCACCGGATGCACGCCGAATGGGGCACGATAGATGCCGCCACCGCCGCCCGGCTCAACACTGCGCGCGCTGCGGGCAATCGGGTAATCGCTGTCGGCACCACCAGCCTGCGCCTGCTGGAAAGCGCTGCCGATGCGGACGGCACGATCCAGCCCTTCGAAGGCGACACGGCGATCTTCATCACGCCGGGTTACGAATTCCGCGCGGTGGATGGTTTGATGACGAATTTCCATTTGCCGAAAAGCACTTTGTTCATGCTGGTTAGCGCGCTGATGGGCCGTGAGCGGATGGTCGCGGCTTACGAACATGCGATTGCCGGGGGGTATCGCTTTTACAGCTATGGCGATTCGTCGCTGCTGATACCGTAA
- a CDS encoding peptidylprolyl isomerase: protein MIARFLTSAALALTLSAAPAMAQDGEAPARKVYNQISYDMQQDPENILLLDLSNGERVAIRLMPSWAPSHIDRIKTLTRQGFYDGVIFHRVIDGFMAQTGDPTGTGQGGSELPDLAAEFNPMPHIRGTVAMARAAEEDSANSQFFIVFYPRFSLDKRYTNFGRVISNMPAVDAINRGEPPSDPTRILQASIAADGKPQVLAPPPAPAQPAPNLNGTSITPDQLSAPIAE from the coding sequence ATGATCGCACGCTTTCTAACCTCCGCCGCTCTGGCCCTGACCCTTTCCGCCGCGCCTGCCATGGCCCAGGATGGGGAGGCGCCCGCGCGCAAGGTCTACAACCAGATCAGTTACGATATGCAGCAGGATCCGGAAAATATCCTCCTGCTCGACCTGTCCAATGGCGAACGTGTGGCGATCCGCCTGATGCCAAGCTGGGCGCCCAGCCACATCGACCGCATCAAGACGCTGACCCGGCAGGGCTTCTATGACGGGGTGATCTTCCACCGCGTGATCGATGGTTTCATGGCGCAGACCGGCGATCCCACCGGCACCGGCCAGGGCGGCAGCGAGCTTCCCGACCTGGCAGCGGAATTCAACCCGATGCCGCATATCAGGGGCACCGTGGCGATGGCCCGCGCAGCAGAGGAAGACAGCGCGAACAGCCAGTTCTTCATCGTGTTCTACCCGCGCTTCAGCCTGGACAAGCGTTACACCAATTTCGGCCGGGTCATTTCCAACATGCCCGCCGTCGATGCGATCAATCGCGGCGAACCGCCCTCCGATCCCACGCGCATCCTGCAAGCCAGCATTGCCGCCGATGGCAAGCCGCAAGTCCTCGCTCCGCCGCCAGCCCCGGCTCAGCCCGCACCGAATCTGAACGGCACAAGCATCACTCCGGACCAGCTGAGCGCGCCCATCGCGGAATAG
- the coaD gene encoding pantetheine-phosphate adenylyltransferase, translating to MSAQPKERIGIYPGTFDPITLGHADIIRRGSKLVDRLVLGVTTNPSKNPMFSTEERLAMVEREVAAMGLNNVEVVGFNALLVKFARKQNANVIIRGLRAVADFEYEYQMAGMNQQLDDDVETVFLMADVSLQPIASRLVKEIAMFGGDIEPFVSNAVCEEVIARVEKLGRRGDY from the coding sequence ATGTCGGCACAGCCAAAAGAACGCATCGGGATTTATCCCGGCACATTCGACCCGATCACGCTGGGCCATGCAGATATTATCCGGCGGGGCAGCAAGCTGGTCGATCGGCTGGTGCTGGGCGTGACCACCAACCCTTCCAAGAACCCGATGTTTTCCACCGAAGAACGCCTCGCCATGGTCGAGCGTGAGGTTGCCGCGATGGGGCTTAATAATGTCGAGGTAGTGGGGTTCAACGCGCTGCTGGTGAAATTCGCCCGCAAGCAGAACGCCAATGTGATAATTCGCGGCCTGCGCGCCGTCGCCGATTTCGAATATGAGTACCAGATGGCGGGGATGAACCAGCAGCTGGACGACGATGTGGAAACGGTGTTCCTGATGGCGGATGTCTCGCTGCAACCCATCGCCAGCCGCCTCGTCAAGGAAATCGCCATGTTCGGCGGCGATATCGAGCCTTTCGTTAGCAACGCCGTTTGCGAAGAAGTGATCGCGCGGGTCGAGAAACTGGGTCGGCGCGGGGATTACTAA
- a CDS encoding polyprenyl synthetase family protein codes for MADSIAAQGTGLLAQALDDIQREIDADFDVLLPVPGDTSDRLVEAMRYAAIGGGKRVRPLLLGATAQMYGVDRDMAVRAGSAVESIHVYSLIHDDLPCMDDDDLRHGKATLHKAFDEATAVLAGDSLHALAFEILSDPTTFADPFTRAELVATLAGASGKGGMAGGQMMDMLAEQTDYDLHSVTRLQQLKTGALLAASVEMGAVLGKVAPEGRSHLRAYARDIGLAFQIADDLLDVTGDEAKAGKALRKDEKQGKQTFVTLMGEDGARDQASALVDQAVGHLASHGEEADLLRALARFIVERDR; via the coding sequence ATGGCTGATAGCATCGCTGCGCAGGGCACCGGCCTGCTGGCGCAGGCGTTGGACGATATACAGCGTGAGATCGATGCCGATTTCGATGTATTGCTGCCCGTGCCCGGCGATACAAGCGACCGGTTGGTGGAGGCGATGCGCTATGCCGCGATCGGCGGCGGCAAGCGCGTGCGGCCATTGCTGCTGGGCGCAACGGCGCAGATGTACGGTGTCGACCGCGACATGGCGGTGCGGGCAGGATCGGCAGTGGAATCGATCCATGTCTATTCGCTGATCCATGACGATCTACCCTGCATGGACGATGACGATCTGCGCCACGGCAAGGCCACCTTGCACAAGGCGTTCGACGAGGCGACGGCCGTGCTGGCGGGCGACAGCCTGCACGCGCTGGCCTTCGAAATCCTGTCCGACCCTACCACATTTGCCGATCCCTTCACCCGCGCCGAACTGGTCGCGACCTTGGCCGGGGCGAGCGGAAAGGGCGGCATGGCGGGCGGCCAGATGATGGATATGCTGGCCGAACAAACGGATTACGATCTGCATTCGGTCACCCGGCTGCAACAGCTCAAGACCGGCGCATTGCTGGCCGCCAGCGTTGAAATGGGCGCGGTCCTGGGCAAGGTCGCGCCGGAAGGCCGCAGCCATCTGCGCGCCTATGCCCGCGACATCGGCCTCGCCTTTCAGATCGCGGACGATCTGCTCGACGTGACCGGAGACGAAGCCAAGGCCGGCAAGGCGCTGCGCAAGGATGAGAAGCAGGGCAAGCAGACCTTCGTGACGCTGATGGGCGAGGACGGCGCGCGCGATCAGGCCAGCGCACTGGTCGACCAGGCCGTCGGTCACCTCGCCAGCCACGGCGAGGAAGCCGACCTGCTGCGCGCATTAGCGCGGTTTATCGTTGAGAGGGACAGGTAG
- a CDS encoding exodeoxyribonuclease VII small subunit produces MAAMETTEKDISQLTFEDALKALEELVRRLESGDVPLDESIDLYERGEKLRKHCQKRLDAAQMRIEKIVTGPDGKAAGTQSFDDNG; encoded by the coding sequence ATGGCCGCAATGGAAACCACCGAAAAAGACATTTCGCAATTGACCTTCGAAGATGCGCTGAAGGCGCTGGAGGAGCTGGTGCGGCGGCTGGAGAGCGGCGACGTGCCGCTGGACGAATCGATCGACCTTTACGAACGCGGGGAAAAGCTGCGCAAACATTGCCAGAAACGGCTCGACGCAGCGCAAATGCGGATCGAGAAGATCGTCACCGGGCCGGATGGCAAGGCGGCCGGCACGCAGAGCTTCGATGATAATGGCTGA